One Pelodiscus sinensis isolate JC-2024 chromosome 25, ASM4963464v1, whole genome shotgun sequence DNA window includes the following coding sequences:
- the CEP85 gene encoding centrosomal protein of 85 kDa isoform X7: MSCPLQRVLHPPSAAQQRYGTCGETGLEQSWFPVSDHMRAEDTRKFDIPAIEPTLNQSALLDTLYAEPHRRFQDPDWVPSSKGKELYKVLPESKPAAGASDACEPRNGTWPPGSRPVPLGFQPSNVFSKPMAPPSRGWRQEPCTSHPHPRGCELSAWRQQLDSMRLQVEQMQLQNGAVCHQPSMCAASLLSADPAQWVGVLSASESLLKEKEILIDRQRQHITQLEQKARESELQVHSALSYAAPYGDICMLRVQELQRENSFLRAQFTEKTESLGREKLELEKKLAAAEVDAKVIREALKETAQKHAEELKKQEERIKGRDRHINSLKKKCQKESEQSQERQQRIETLERYLADLPTLEDHQKQSQQLKESEQTSSVLQEAVAALRRELGDVRAACREQEAQLETQNRKELELLSTVHSLQERLKQCVKRSGGGSPVLEVEKQKPENASLQRDCDRLRKVTLHRIVDKQQKKMEQLSSQVKSLGEQVSQEEGTSQALKEEAVRRESALQQLRAAVKELSVQNQDLIEKNLTLQERLRQVELSQPPRAGTAHLAHELHGELAGCLQDLQSVYSIVTQRAQGKDPNLSLLLGIHSVQLSATEPADSLTPDGLARKLLEVKQLRREVEDLRTAISDRYAQDMGDNCIAQ; the protein is encoded by the exons ATGTCATGCCCTCTACAGCGGGTACTTCACCCTCCAAGCGCCGCTCAACAG CGTTACGGGACTTGTGGGGAGACTGGCCTGGAGCAGTCCTGGTTCCCTGTGTCTGATCACATGAGAGCAGAAGACACGCGAAAATTTGACATTCCTGCCATCGAGCCGACCCTCAATCAGTCTGCTTTGCTGGACACTCTCTACGCTGAGCCTCACCGCCGCTTCCAGGATCCAGACTGGGTTCCCAGTTCCAAAGGAAAGGAGCTTTACAAAGTGCTGCCCGAGTCtaagccagcagcaggggccagTGACGCTTGCGAGCCACGAAACGGGACTTGGCCCCCTGGGAGCAGACCGGTGCCATTAGGATTTCAGCCCAGTAACGTTTTTTCTAAACCGATGGCTCCTCCGTCTCGGGGGTGGAGGCAGGAGCCTTGCACTTCGCATCCACATCCGCGGGGCTGCGAGCTCAGTGCGTGGAGGCAGCAGCTGGACTCCATGCGATTGCAAGTGGAGCAGATGCAG ttACAAAACGGAGCCgtttgccaccagccttccatgtGTGCTGCCTCGCTGCTCTCGGCTGACCCAGCCCAGTGGGTCGGTGTCCTCAGCGCCAGCGAGTCTCTGCTCAAGGAAAAAGAGATCCTCATTGACAG GCAAAGGCAGCACATCACCCAGCTGGAGCAGAAGGCGCGGGAGAGCGAGCTGCAGGTCCACAGTGCTCTTAGCTACGCTGCCCCTTATGGAGACATCTGCATGTTGCGAGTGCAG GAGCTGCAGCGGGAGAACTCGTTCTTGCGAGCGCAGTTTACGGAGAAGACGGAATCCCTCGGCAGGgagaagctggagctggagaAGAAGCTGGCTGCGGCCGAGGTGGATGCGAAGGTGATTCGGGAGGCGCTGAAGGAGACGGCGCAGAAGCACGCGGAGGAGCTGAAGAAGCAGGAAGAGCGG ATAAAGGGACGAGACAGACACATTAACAGCCTGAAAAAGAAATGCCAAAAGGAGTCGGAGCAAAGCCAGGAGAGACAGCAGAGAATTGAGACGCTGGAGCGCTACCTGGCTGACTTGCCAACACTAGAAGACCATCAGAAACAGAGTCAGCAG TTAAAGGAGTCGGAGCAGACGAGTTCggtgctgcaggaggcggtggCGGCCctgcgcagggagctgggagaTGTGCgtgctgcctgcagagagcaGGAGGCGCAGCTAGAAACCCAGAACCGCAAAGAACTGGAGTTGCTCTCCACTGTGCACAG CTTGCAGGAGAGGCTGAAGCAGTGTGTGAAGCGCTCAGGCGGAGGGTCCCCTGTCCTGGAAGTGGAGAAACAGAAACCAGAAAATGCTTCTCTGCAGAGAGACTGTGATCGCCTCCGGAAGGTAACTCTCCACAGG ATTGTGGACAAGCAGCAGAAGAAGATGGAGCAGTTGTCGTCACAAGTGAAG AGCCTGGGAGAGCAGGTGTCTCAGGAGGAGGGGACAAGCCAGGCTCTGAAGGAGGAGGCCGTGCGAAGGGAGAGCGCCCTGCAGCAGCTGCGTGCTGCCGTGAAAGAG CTCTCGGTGCAGAACCAGGATCTGATTGAGAAGAACCTGACGCTCCAGGAGCGCCTCCGGCAGGTGGAGCTGAGCCAGCCGCCGCGCGCTGGGACGGCCCATCTTGCCCACGAGCTACACGGGGAGCTGGCCGGCTGCCTGCAGGACTTGCAGTCTGTCTACAGCATCGTAACTCAGCGAGCGCAGGGCAAGGATCCcaacctctccctgctcctgggcaTTCACT CTGTGCAGCTTTCCGCTACGGAGCCGGCCGACTCGCTGACCCCAGACGGGCTCGCGAGGAAACTGCTGGAGGTGAAGCAGCTTCGCCGAGAGGTTGAGGACTTGCGGACTGCGATATCCGACAGGTACGCGCAGGATATGGGGGACAACTGCATCGCACAGTGA
- the CEP85 gene encoding centrosomal protein of 85 kDa isoform X5, with protein MIWDDRQWLFPFCCLLWQNSAVPVAVPRFAPSKPKRPSLQPMSCPLQRVLHPPSAAQQRYGTCGETGLEQSWFPVSDHMRAEDTRKFDIPAIEPTLNQSALLDTLYAEPHRRFQDPDWVPSSKGKELYKVLPESKPAAGASDACEPRNGTWPPGSRPVPLGFQPSNVFSKPMAPPSRGWRQEPCTSHPHPRGCELSAWRQQLDSMRLQVEQMQLQNGAVCHQPSMCAASLLSADPAQWVGVLSASESLLKEKEILIDRQRQHITQLEQKARESELQVHSALSYAAPYGDICMLRVQELQRENSFLRAQFTEKTESLGREKLELEKKLAAAEVDAKVIREALKETAQKHAEELKKQEERIKGRDRHINSLKKKCQKESEQSQERQQRIETLERYLADLPTLEDHQKQSQQLKESEQTSSVLQEAVAALRRELGDVRAACREQEAQLETQNRKELELLSTVHSLQERLKQCVKRSGGGSPVLEVEKQKPENASLQRDCDRLRKVTLHRIVDKQQKKMEQLSSQVKSLGEQVSQEEGTSQALKEEAVRRESALQQLRAAVKELSVQNQDLIEKNLTLQERLRQVELSQPPRAGTAHLAHELHGELAGCLQDLQSVYSIVTQRAQGKDPNLSLLLGIHSVQLSATEPADSLTPDGLARKLLEVKQLRREVEDLRTAISDRYAQDMGDNCIAQ; from the exons ATGATATGGGATGACCGACAGTGGCTGTTTCCCTTCTGCTGTTTACTCTGGCAG AATTCTGCAGTTCCAGTAGCAGTTCCTCGTTTCGCCCCATCAAAACCCAAGAGACCATCCCTACAGCCCATGTCATGCCCTCTACAGCGGGTACTTCACCCTCCAAGCGCCGCTCAACAG CGTTACGGGACTTGTGGGGAGACTGGCCTGGAGCAGTCCTGGTTCCCTGTGTCTGATCACATGAGAGCAGAAGACACGCGAAAATTTGACATTCCTGCCATCGAGCCGACCCTCAATCAGTCTGCTTTGCTGGACACTCTCTACGCTGAGCCTCACCGCCGCTTCCAGGATCCAGACTGGGTTCCCAGTTCCAAAGGAAAGGAGCTTTACAAAGTGCTGCCCGAGTCtaagccagcagcaggggccagTGACGCTTGCGAGCCACGAAACGGGACTTGGCCCCCTGGGAGCAGACCGGTGCCATTAGGATTTCAGCCCAGTAACGTTTTTTCTAAACCGATGGCTCCTCCGTCTCGGGGGTGGAGGCAGGAGCCTTGCACTTCGCATCCACATCCGCGGGGCTGCGAGCTCAGTGCGTGGAGGCAGCAGCTGGACTCCATGCGATTGCAAGTGGAGCAGATGCAG ttACAAAACGGAGCCgtttgccaccagccttccatgtGTGCTGCCTCGCTGCTCTCGGCTGACCCAGCCCAGTGGGTCGGTGTCCTCAGCGCCAGCGAGTCTCTGCTCAAGGAAAAAGAGATCCTCATTGACAG GCAAAGGCAGCACATCACCCAGCTGGAGCAGAAGGCGCGGGAGAGCGAGCTGCAGGTCCACAGTGCTCTTAGCTACGCTGCCCCTTATGGAGACATCTGCATGTTGCGAGTGCAG GAGCTGCAGCGGGAGAACTCGTTCTTGCGAGCGCAGTTTACGGAGAAGACGGAATCCCTCGGCAGGgagaagctggagctggagaAGAAGCTGGCTGCGGCCGAGGTGGATGCGAAGGTGATTCGGGAGGCGCTGAAGGAGACGGCGCAGAAGCACGCGGAGGAGCTGAAGAAGCAGGAAGAGCGG ATAAAGGGACGAGACAGACACATTAACAGCCTGAAAAAGAAATGCCAAAAGGAGTCGGAGCAAAGCCAGGAGAGACAGCAGAGAATTGAGACGCTGGAGCGCTACCTGGCTGACTTGCCAACACTAGAAGACCATCAGAAACAGAGTCAGCAG TTAAAGGAGTCGGAGCAGACGAGTTCggtgctgcaggaggcggtggCGGCCctgcgcagggagctgggagaTGTGCgtgctgcctgcagagagcaGGAGGCGCAGCTAGAAACCCAGAACCGCAAAGAACTGGAGTTGCTCTCCACTGTGCACAG CTTGCAGGAGAGGCTGAAGCAGTGTGTGAAGCGCTCAGGCGGAGGGTCCCCTGTCCTGGAAGTGGAGAAACAGAAACCAGAAAATGCTTCTCTGCAGAGAGACTGTGATCGCCTCCGGAAGGTAACTCTCCACAGG ATTGTGGACAAGCAGCAGAAGAAGATGGAGCAGTTGTCGTCACAAGTGAAG AGCCTGGGAGAGCAGGTGTCTCAGGAGGAGGGGACAAGCCAGGCTCTGAAGGAGGAGGCCGTGCGAAGGGAGAGCGCCCTGCAGCAGCTGCGTGCTGCCGTGAAAGAG CTCTCGGTGCAGAACCAGGATCTGATTGAGAAGAACCTGACGCTCCAGGAGCGCCTCCGGCAGGTGGAGCTGAGCCAGCCGCCGCGCGCTGGGACGGCCCATCTTGCCCACGAGCTACACGGGGAGCTGGCCGGCTGCCTGCAGGACTTGCAGTCTGTCTACAGCATCGTAACTCAGCGAGCGCAGGGCAAGGATCCcaacctctccctgctcctgggcaTTCACT CTGTGCAGCTTTCCGCTACGGAGCCGGCCGACTCGCTGACCCCAGACGGGCTCGCGAGGAAACTGCTGGAGGTGAAGCAGCTTCGCCGAGAGGTTGAGGACTTGCGGACTGCGATATCCGACAGGTACGCGCAGGATATGGGGGACAACTGCATCGCACAGTGA
- the CEP85 gene encoding centrosomal protein of 85 kDa isoform X6: MSCPLQRVLHPPSAAQQVLPLDLLQRYGTCGETGLEQSWFPVSDHMRAEDTRKFDIPAIEPTLNQSALLDTLYAEPHRRFQDPDWVPSSKGKELYKVLPESKPAAGASDACEPRNGTWPPGSRPVPLGFQPSNVFSKPMAPPSRGWRQEPCTSHPHPRGCELSAWRQQLDSMRLQVEQMQLQNGAVCHQPSMCAASLLSADPAQWVGVLSASESLLKEKEILIDRQRQHITQLEQKARESELQVHSALSYAAPYGDICMLRVQELQRENSFLRAQFTEKTESLGREKLELEKKLAAAEVDAKVIREALKETAQKHAEELKKQEERIKGRDRHINSLKKKCQKESEQSQERQQRIETLERYLADLPTLEDHQKQSQQLKESEQTSSVLQEAVAALRRELGDVRAACREQEAQLETQNRKELELLSTVHSLQERLKQCVKRSGGGSPVLEVEKQKPENASLQRDCDRLRKVTLHRIVDKQQKKMEQLSSQVKSLGEQVSQEEGTSQALKEEAVRRESALQQLRAAVKELSVQNQDLIEKNLTLQERLRQVELSQPPRAGTAHLAHELHGELAGCLQDLQSVYSIVTQRAQGKDPNLSLLLGIHSVQLSATEPADSLTPDGLARKLLEVKQLRREVEDLRTAISDRYAQDMGDNCIAQ, from the exons ATGTCATGCCCTCTACAGCGGGTACTTCACCCTCCAAGCGCCGCTCAACAG GTGCTGCCCCTAGATCTCTTGCAGCGTTACGGGACTTGTGGGGAGACTGGCCTGGAGCAGTCCTGGTTCCCTGTGTCTGATCACATGAGAGCAGAAGACACGCGAAAATTTGACATTCCTGCCATCGAGCCGACCCTCAATCAGTCTGCTTTGCTGGACACTCTCTACGCTGAGCCTCACCGCCGCTTCCAGGATCCAGACTGGGTTCCCAGTTCCAAAGGAAAGGAGCTTTACAAAGTGCTGCCCGAGTCtaagccagcagcaggggccagTGACGCTTGCGAGCCACGAAACGGGACTTGGCCCCCTGGGAGCAGACCGGTGCCATTAGGATTTCAGCCCAGTAACGTTTTTTCTAAACCGATGGCTCCTCCGTCTCGGGGGTGGAGGCAGGAGCCTTGCACTTCGCATCCACATCCGCGGGGCTGCGAGCTCAGTGCGTGGAGGCAGCAGCTGGACTCCATGCGATTGCAAGTGGAGCAGATGCAG ttACAAAACGGAGCCgtttgccaccagccttccatgtGTGCTGCCTCGCTGCTCTCGGCTGACCCAGCCCAGTGGGTCGGTGTCCTCAGCGCCAGCGAGTCTCTGCTCAAGGAAAAAGAGATCCTCATTGACAG GCAAAGGCAGCACATCACCCAGCTGGAGCAGAAGGCGCGGGAGAGCGAGCTGCAGGTCCACAGTGCTCTTAGCTACGCTGCCCCTTATGGAGACATCTGCATGTTGCGAGTGCAG GAGCTGCAGCGGGAGAACTCGTTCTTGCGAGCGCAGTTTACGGAGAAGACGGAATCCCTCGGCAGGgagaagctggagctggagaAGAAGCTGGCTGCGGCCGAGGTGGATGCGAAGGTGATTCGGGAGGCGCTGAAGGAGACGGCGCAGAAGCACGCGGAGGAGCTGAAGAAGCAGGAAGAGCGG ATAAAGGGACGAGACAGACACATTAACAGCCTGAAAAAGAAATGCCAAAAGGAGTCGGAGCAAAGCCAGGAGAGACAGCAGAGAATTGAGACGCTGGAGCGCTACCTGGCTGACTTGCCAACACTAGAAGACCATCAGAAACAGAGTCAGCAG TTAAAGGAGTCGGAGCAGACGAGTTCggtgctgcaggaggcggtggCGGCCctgcgcagggagctgggagaTGTGCgtgctgcctgcagagagcaGGAGGCGCAGCTAGAAACCCAGAACCGCAAAGAACTGGAGTTGCTCTCCACTGTGCACAG CTTGCAGGAGAGGCTGAAGCAGTGTGTGAAGCGCTCAGGCGGAGGGTCCCCTGTCCTGGAAGTGGAGAAACAGAAACCAGAAAATGCTTCTCTGCAGAGAGACTGTGATCGCCTCCGGAAGGTAACTCTCCACAGG ATTGTGGACAAGCAGCAGAAGAAGATGGAGCAGTTGTCGTCACAAGTGAAG AGCCTGGGAGAGCAGGTGTCTCAGGAGGAGGGGACAAGCCAGGCTCTGAAGGAGGAGGCCGTGCGAAGGGAGAGCGCCCTGCAGCAGCTGCGTGCTGCCGTGAAAGAG CTCTCGGTGCAGAACCAGGATCTGATTGAGAAGAACCTGACGCTCCAGGAGCGCCTCCGGCAGGTGGAGCTGAGCCAGCCGCCGCGCGCTGGGACGGCCCATCTTGCCCACGAGCTACACGGGGAGCTGGCCGGCTGCCTGCAGGACTTGCAGTCTGTCTACAGCATCGTAACTCAGCGAGCGCAGGGCAAGGATCCcaacctctccctgctcctgggcaTTCACT CTGTGCAGCTTTCCGCTACGGAGCCGGCCGACTCGCTGACCCCAGACGGGCTCGCGAGGAAACTGCTGGAGGTGAAGCAGCTTCGCCGAGAGGTTGAGGACTTGCGGACTGCGATATCCGACAGGTACGCGCAGGATATGGGGGACAACTGCATCGCACAGTGA